A genome region from Salvia splendens isolate huo1 chromosome 19, SspV2, whole genome shotgun sequence includes the following:
- the LOC121780064 gene encoding uncharacterized protein LOC121780064, with protein MHANIEYRLSSLHLHRLKSKRWREKSTHFKCWKLFNYLGISDSRISAAKYNQYKLKFFKPIRLCTLFSSQKISIHHLLPIFAMGGYRPPFADCVEVPPLIARTVVLVGKMGNGKSATANRLIGRQVFESMPSLGAVTSSCKLETTDLGEGRILNVVDTPGLFDSSVEPKVMANEIAQCINLAKDGIHAVLLVLSLRNRFSEEEALAFDSICKIFGGKIQDYMIIVFTNGDILRSKNLTLDAFLACNCPEQLKNTIAICGNRVALFDNVSGDEGKIFAQREELLSLVEDVVEENGGKPYTNELFDELTKGGMDTTEQAMEFGFASKSVSLYEAKFERLIQMVEMRLRECILRLEKQLAEERALRAEAEEKALAAQIRARDEMFELRERLGRAEAFGGELQHKINSKQGGFCALVKMSNGDSSSARTIVLLGKMGNGKSATANSLLGHDVFESMPSLGGVTSTCKLHTAVLQNGRILNVIDTPGLFDPAVQSNSMANEIAQCINLAGDGIHSVLFVLSLRNRFSEEEASAFEFLCQIFGSKIADYMIVVFTNGDALMKTTLDQYLSKNCPEQLKNTLKMCGNRTIVFNNWTEDGEKICRQREKLLSLVDSVVEDNGGCPYTNELFQQIKKDQIDEAAEIIVGGEQYDLLVEKIEARMKESISKLETVLAKESAARAKAHQKSLKLQAKAEHELHELRERLSRADHWSRELQEELNRKPNCIVM; from the exons ATGCATGCAAACATTGAATACCGACTCTCGTCTCTTCATCTTCACCGTCTCAAATCgaagagatggagagagaaatCCACTCATTTCAAATGTTGGAAACTGTTCAATTACCTCGGAATAAGTGATTCACGTATATCAGCAGCAAAATACAATCAATACAAGCTCAAATTCTTCAAACCAATCCGCCTCTGCACTCTCTTCAGCTCACAGAAAATCTCAATTCATCATCTGCTCCCTATTTTCGCAATGGGTGGTTATCGTCCCCCCTTCGCCGACTGCGTCGAAGTCCCTCCTCTCATCGCTAGAACCGTCGTTTTAGTCGGGAAAATGGGAAACGGCAAAAGCGCCACGGCCAACCGCCTCATTGGCCGCCAGGTGTTCGAATCAATGCCTAGCTTAGGCGCCGTCACTTCCAGCTGTAAACTGGAAACCACCGACTTAGGCGAAGGTCGAATTCTCAACGTTGTCGATACTCCTG GTTTATTTGATTCATCTGTTGAACCTAAAGTCATGGCCAATGAGATTGCTCAATGCATCAACTTAGCCAAGGATGGCATTCACGCCGTTCTTCTAGTGCTGTCGTTGAGAAACCGTTTTTCTGAAGAAGAGGCGTTGGCATTTGATAGCATTTGCAAAATCTTTGGTGGCAAAATTCAGGATTACATGATTATTGTATTTACAAATGGTGATATTCTGAGAAGCAAAAATCTCACTCTTGATGCTTTCTTAGCTTGTAATTGCCCTGAGCAATTAAAG AATACTATAGCAATATGTGGGAATAGGGTTGCTTTATTTGATAATGTTAGTGGAGATGAAGGTAAGATTTTTGCGCAGAGGGAGGAGCTTCTCTCTCTTGTGGAGGATGTTGTTGAGGAGAATGGTGGGAAGCCGTATACTAACGAATTATTCGATGAACTGACT AAGGGAGGAATGGACACGACTGAACAAGCTATGGAATTCGGTTTTGCAAGTAAATCTGTGTCTTTGTATGAAGCGAAGTTTGAGCGGCTCATCCAGATG GTTGAGATGAGGCTAAGGGAGTGCATTTTGAGGCTTGAGAAGCAGCTGGCTGAGGAGAGGGCTCTTCGGGCGGAGGCAGAGGAGAAGGCGCTGGCAGCACAGATTCGAGCACGAGACGAGATGTTCGAACTAAGAGAGCGTCTGGGCCGAGCTGAGGCATTTGGCGGTGAGCTCCAACACAAGATCAACAGCAAGCAGGGAGGATTTTGTGCT CTCGTCAAAATGAGCAACGGCGATTCATCCTCCGCTAGAACCATTGTCTTACTCGGAAAAATGGGCAACGGAAAGAGCGCAACCGCCAACAGCCTCCTTGGCCACGACGTGTTTGAATCAATGCCTAGCTTAGGTGGCGTCACCTCCACCTGCAAGCTCCACACAGCCGTCCTCCAAAATGGACGCATTCTCAACGTCATTGATACCCCTG GATTGTTTGATCCTGCTGTTCAATCAAACTCCATGGCCAACGAGATTGCCCAATGTATCAATCTCGCCGGAGACGGAATCCACTCTGTGCTGTTCGTTCTCTCACTCAGAAATCGCTTTTCTGAAGAGGAAGCCTCGGCTTTTGAATTCCTCTGCCAAATATTTGGTAGCAAAATTGCAGATTACATGATTGTTGTTTTCACTAATGGCGATGCTCTGATGAAAACGACTTTGGATCAATACTTGTCAAAAAATTGCCCTGAACAGTTGAAG AATACACTGAAAATGTGTGGGAATAGAACTATTGTGTTTAATAATTGGACTGAAGATGGAGAGAAGATTTGTAGGCAGAGGGAGAAACTTCTCTCTCTTGTTGATTCTGTTGTGGAGGACAATGGCGGTTGTCCATACACCAATGAACTCTTCCAACAAATCAAG AAAGATCAGATTGATGAAGCTGCTGAGATTATTGTTGGTGGAGAGCAGTATGATCTTTTGGTTGAAAAA ATTGAGGCTCGGATGAAGGAGAGCATCTCAAAACTGGAGACGGTGTTGGCTAAGGAGAGTGCTGCTCGAGCGAAGGCACATCAGAAGTCACTGAAACTTCAGGCGAAGGCGGAACATGAGTTGCACGAGCTGAGAGAGCGCCTGAGCAGGGCTGACCATTGGAGCCGGGAGCTTCAGGAGGAGCTTAATCGCAAGCCTAATTGTATCGTAATGTGA